The window GTACTGAGAATGCCCACCAGACCGATCACCGAGGCGGCGGTGATGCGGTCGATGCCGACATCCTGAAGGTGAAACAGCCCCTGACTGTTCACCAGGGAGTTACCGGCCGCCGAGATCGCCGAACAGAAGATCACCATCCACAGCGCCGTGGTCAGCAGCGCCGGGCGCAGCGTCCACTCCTCTTCAGTGCGATAGACCCGTCCCGCGGCCGGCGTCGGCAGCAGCCGCCTCCTGCCAGTCGATGGCTGCTCGGCCGAAACACCGCCATCGACCTGCTGCCCCAGATCCTCGGGCCGCTCCCGCACCAACCAGCCACTGACCACGGCGCAGAGCAGACTCGACAGTGCCATCAGCAGCCAGATCAGCCGCCAGTTGCCGGTGGTCTCGATCACGAAAGCGAAGCAGGGCACCACCACTGCCCGGGCGATGCCACCCGAGGCCATGAAGATGCCGATTGCCAGCGAGCGGCGCTGTTTGAACCAGACCGACACCAGGTAGTTGCCAGGAATGATCGACTGCAACGCGATGCCGAGCCCGAGCAGCGGCGCAACCACCAGGTAGTACTGCCAGCGCGAATCGGTGAAGTACATGTTGAGCGCGCCGACCGCCGCCACCAGCCCGCCGACGCACATCGCCCGGCGCACGCCGAAGCGGTTCATCGCATAGGCCACCAGCGGACCTGCCAACCCCATCGACAGGGTGGTGATGGAGAAACCGGTGCTGGCCTCGGCCCGGCTCCAGCCGAAGGTGGTGATGAACTCCGGCAGAGTGATCGACAGCCCGTAGTAGAGGGTGCCGATCGACAGAAAGTAGATGACGCTGAGCGCGGCGAGCAGTCTCCATCCATAGAAGGGTTCAGGCTTCATTCGACAGCTTCCTGATTATTGTTTTTTTCGATCTTAACAAAATTGACCCGCGGCGACAGAGCTGCCCTCCCCACGGCTGGATTTGACCGGACAAAGTCGCTAGCCTAGCCGGCTTTGAATTTTACCCCCACAGGACGACACCGGCGCCATGCTGACGCTTCATCCCGATGCCCCCGACTGGTTCCGCCGCGTGCTGGCAATCACACCACAGAGCCGCTTCGTCGAAGTCGAGGGTTGTCCGATTCACTACCTGCTGTGGGGCGATGAGGGCGACAAGCCCGGTCTGCTGTTCGTGCATGGCAATGGCGCGCACGCCCACTGGTGGGATTTCATTGCCCCTTTCTTCATCGACCAGTTCCGGGTCGCGGCGATGGATCTGAGCGGCATGGGCGACAGCGGCCACCGGGCGGCCTACGACGGCGACTGCTACGCCAGCGAGCTGATGAGCGTGATCGACGATGCCGGCTTCGGCGATGGTGCCATCATCGTCGGCCACAGCATGGGCGGCTTCATCACACTGCGTACCGGCGCGCTCCATGGCGACCGGCTCACCGGCATCGTGCTGGCCGATGCACCGATTCGCCCGCCCGACTACGAGTGGCACAGCAGCGCGCCGATCCGGCGCCGCAAGCTCTATCCGGACTTCGAGAGCGCAGTGGCGCGCTTCCGGCTGCTGCCACCCCAACCCTGCGCCAATGATTACATTCTCGACTACATCGCCCGCCATTCGCTGGTGGCGGTGGAGGGGGGCTGGATGTGGAAGTTCGACGAGCACTTCCGTTCGCCTTTCCTGTACGAAAAGCGGCGCGATGACTTCAAGAATCTGCGCTGCCGCTGCGGCGTCATCAATGCCGATCAGAGCAGCGTGGTGACCCCCGAGGTGGGCTCCTACATGTTCCGGATGCTCGACGAGAGCGTGCCCTTCGTCACCGTTCCCGAGACCCATCACCACCTGTTTCTGGATCAGCCGCTCGCCTTCGTCGCCGCGCTGCGCACGATGCTGGCCGAGTGGCGCCACTCCAACCCGCACCGCGGACGGTAGTGGGGTAACCTGTCGCGAAGCGGGTCTGAGTCAGGGGTCGAGGCTGCCGAAACCCTTGCCGGCACTGGCCAGCTCACGCAGCAGTTCAGCCGGCTGCCAGAATTCGCCCAGCGTCGCCTCGAACTGGCAGATCTGCCGGTAGACGCGGTCGAGCCCCAACTGGTCGGCATGGTGCATCGGCCCGCCCCGGTAGGCCGGAAAGCCATAACCGTTGACATAGACCACGTCGATGTCGCCGGGCCGCAGCGCCATCCCCTCCTGCAGAATCTTCGCTCCTTCGTTGATCAGCGGGAAGATGCAGCGATCGAGCACCTCTTCATCGCTGAACTCGCGTCGCGCGATGCCGCACTCGCGGGCGGCATCGGCCAGCAGTTGATCGACCAGCGGATCGTAGGTCGGCACCCGGCCGCCGGGCTGGTAGAGATAGAAGCCCGCACTGCGCTTCTGACCGAAACGCTCCAGTTCGCAAAGCCGGTCATGCACCCGCTCGGTCGGCTTGGTCGGCCGGCCACTCGCCTTGCGGGCACGCCAGCCGACATCGAGGCCGGTCAGGTCCATCATCGTGAACGGCCCCATCGGCAGGCCGAACTCGCGAATCACCCGGTCGACCTGCGCGTAGCTGGCCCCTTCGAGCGCCACCTGGTTGGCCTGAAAGATGTAGCCATGAATCATGCGGTTGCCGATGAAGCCGGGGCAATTGCCGGCCAATACCCCCACCTTGCGCATCCGCTGCGCCAGTGCCATCGAACTGGCGATGGCACTGGCCGAGGTGGCGGCACCGCGCACGATCTCCAGCAGCCGCATCACGTTGGCCGGGCTGAAAAAGTGCAGTCCGATCACATTCGCCGGCCGTCGGGTGGCGCTGGCGATCTGGTCGATGTCGAGCCCGGATGTGTTGGTGGCCAGCAGCGCGCCCGGCTTGACTGCCTGATCGAGCTGAGCGAAGACCTGCTGCTTGAGTGCCATGTCCTCAAAGACCGCCTCGATGACGATGTCGACCTCGGCAATCGCACCATAGTCGGTGGTGCCGCCGATCAGCCCCATGCGCCGCTCCAGTTCACCCTGCGTCAGGCTGCCGCGCTGCACGGCAATCTCGTAGTTGCGGCGGATCACGCCCAGACCACGGTCGAGCATCTCCTGGTTGACGTCGAGCAGCGTCACCGGAATGTCGGCATTGGCGAAGTTCATCGCGATGCCGCCGCCCATGGTGCCGGAGCCGATCACCGCTGCCCTGTGCATCGGCATCAGGCTGGTGTCGGCCGGCACATCGGGCACATGGGTGACGAAGCGCTCGGCACGCGACAGGTGCGCCAGTGCCGCGCGCTGTGGATGGTCGCGGCATTGCAGATAGAGCGCCCGCTCACGCGCAAATCCCTGCGCCGAATCCTCGACCGCTGCCCTGACCGCCTGGAGGATCGCCTGCGGGGCAAACTGGCCACGCCGCGAACGCGCCACCTGCGCGCTGGCCCGCTCGAAAATCGTGGCCAGCTCCTGTGGATTCGGCTGCGCGGCCGCCACGCTGCCCGACCCTGCCGCCAGCAGTTGCCGCACCAGCGCCACTGCGCTCGCCTCGCCCCCGGTCGCATCGATGGCATCGATGAGACCACACGCCTTGGCCCCCTCGGCATTGAGCGGCTTGCCGCCCAGCAGCAGATCGAGCGCCAGTTCGGCACCGATGCGCCGCGTCAGCCGCTGGCTGCCGCCATGGCCCGGCATCAACCCCTGTTGCAGTGCGCCCATGCCGATGCGGGCGGCCGGGGTGACGATCCGATGGCGACAGGCCAGCGCCAGCTCCAGCCCGACATCGAGCAGATGGCGCTGCGGCAGTGCGATGACCGGCATCGCCGCCTGATCCAGGGCCGCCAGCAGTGCATCCAGCGCCTCGAGCCATTGCGGCTGGCAGGCCAGCTCCGGGCTGAGGGTGAAGAGGAGGTTCTGGTCGAACAGCAGCAGCGCCTCGGGAGGGCTGGCTGCTGCCTGCACAATCAACTCGGTCAACTGATGCAGCAGCGCCGGCTCCGGAACAGTGGCTGGAATCTGGCAGCAGAGCAGACCGTCGAGGGTCCGGGTGGTGAGCGATGACATGGAGGAGTCCTTATTTTGTAATTGGCGTGACAACCGCAGCGATGATACCCGGCCTTGCCGGGGGGTCCAGCACGAAATCGGACATCCGCCTGCCGCGCTTCGCTATAATGGGCCACCCGAAAGATGCTGTGCGAATCCAGTCGAATTCGTCAACGACACTTGGGCGTTCTTGTGACAGAGCCTTTAACGATAAAACCAGCAGGAGTCAGACCATGGGTGTTCTCAGTGGAAAAGTGGCGGTCGTAACCGGCGCCGGCAACGGCATTGGCAAATCGATGGCGAAATATTTCGCCAAAGAGGGGGCCAAGGTGGTGGTCAACGATCTGGGCGGCAGCCGTGACGGCACCGGCACCAGCCGGGTGGCCGACCAGGTGGTCGACGAGATCAAGGCCGAAGGCGGCATTGCCGTCGCCAACTACGATTCGGTGGCCACCATGCAGGGCGGCCTCAACATCTTCCAGACCGCCATCGACAACTTCGGCCAGATGGACATTCTGGTCAACAACGCCGGCATTCTGCGCGACAAGACCATCTTCAAGATGACCGAAGAGGAGTGGGATCTGGTGATCGCCGTGCATCTGAAAGGCACCTTCACCACCTCGCAGCCGTTTGCCCGCTACATTCGCGAAACCAACCGCGAAAACTGCCGCATCGTCAACTTCAGCTCGATTTCCGGGCTGATGGGCAACTTCGGCCAGTGCAACTACTCGGCCGCCAAGGCCGGCATCGCCGGCTTCACCCGCACGCTGGCGCAGGAGCTGGCCAAATACAAGTGCACCGTCAACGCCTTCTCGCCGGTGGCCACCACCCGCATGACCGCTGACCTGGTCGCCGCGCGCGAGGGCAAGAAAGAAGATGAGATCGCCCTCGACGATCCACTGAGCAGCGGCGACGCCATTGCGCCGATCGTCTGCTGGCTGGTCTCCGACAAGGGGGCCGGCATCACCTCCCAGGTGATCCATGGTGGACGCGGCGCTGCGGGCGTGATCACCCAGAATGCGATGTTCCGCCTCTACGAGACCGACCACGTCTGGACGCAGCCGGAGCTCGATCGCATCTTCCCGGCGATCTTCGAGGAGAAGCGGGCACACGACGCCGCACTGGCCGCCGCCGCCCAACCGAAGAAGGTGTAAGCGGATCGGACACCCATCGGGGGCGGCAACGCCCCCGATTCATTTGCAGCGCGGTTTGAACTGATCCGGTCCGAACGTGTAGCATCCCGGCAACACTCGCCCGGGATAGCCCCAGCATGAACTACTGCAGCCAGTGCGCCGCCCCGCTGACCAGGGTGATTCCCGACGGCGACGACCGCCTGCGCCATGTCTGCACCGCCTGCCGGCATGTGCACTACCAGAACCCCCGCGTCGTCACCGGCACCCTGCCGGTCCATGGCGAACGGGTGCTGCTGTGCAAGAGAGCCATCGCCCCCCGTCTGGGTTTCTGGACGCTGCCGGCCGGTTTTCTCGAGAACGGCGAGTCGACCGATGAGGGTGCCGTGCGCGAAACCTGGGAGGAGGCGCTGGCGCGGGTCGAGATCAATGGCCTCTACACGCTGTTCAACCTGCCGCAGATCGCCCAGGTGCACCTGTTCTTTCGCGCCCGCCTGCTCAACCTCGACTTTGCCGCCGGCGTCGAGAGCAGCGAGGTGCGGCTCTTCAGCGAGGCGGAGATTCCGTGGCAACAGCTTGCTTTTCCGGTGGTGAGCAGCACGCTGCGTCACTACTTCGCCGACCGCCTGCAGGGCAGCTATCCACTGCGCATCGAGGATCTGCGCTGGGAGCGCGACCCGACGCGCCAGCCGACCGCCGCGCATGAGGCCACCGCCCAGAGTCCGAAAGCCCGTTCAGAATAACAACCCCCAAGGAGACGACGCCCATGGCCAATCAGGAAATCGAAACCATCAAGACGATGATGTTTTCAGGACGCGACCCCAACGCACCCACCCCCAGTGTGGCAGAGATGCGCCAGCGCTACGAAGGGCTCGGCGGCGCCTTTCCGGTCGGCGCCGATGTCACCATCCGCACCACTGCGCTGAATGGCGTGCCCGCCGAGGAGATCACCGCCGAGGGCGCCGACACCCGTCAGGCACTGCTCTACTTCCACGGTGGCGGCTACGCGCTGGGCGGCTTCGTCACCCACCGCACGCTGGTCTCCGATCTGTCACGGGCGAGCCGGCGCCGCGCCTATCTGATCGACTACCGGCTGGCACCAGAGAACAGCTTTCCGGCGCCGGTCGAGGATGCCGTGGCCGCCTACCGCGCCCTGCTCGACCTCGGCTACAGCAGCCAGCAGATCGTACTGGGCGGCGACTCGGCCGGTGGCGGCCTGACGCTGGCCACCATGCTGGCGCTCAAGCAGCAGGGACTGCCGCTGCCGGCCGGCGGACTCTGCATCTCGCCGTGGGCCGATCTGGAGATGACCGGCAGCAGCCACCAGAGCAAGGCTGATGAAGACCCGATGGTGCGCAAGCCCGACCTGCTGAACTGGACCCAGATCTACCTGAAGGGCGCCGATCCGAAGAACCCGCTGGCCTCGCCGATCCATGGCGACTTCAGTGGATTGCCACCGCTGCTGATCCAGGTCGGAACCGCCGAAACCCTGCTCGATGACGCGCGCATGGTGGCCGATCGCGCCAAAAAGGCCGGGGTCACCGTGCAGTTGCAGGAGTGGCAGGACATGATCCATGTCTGGCACCACTTTGCCGCGGTCGTCGGCGATGCCAGAAAGGCCATCGACGAGGCGGGACGGTTCTTCCAGAGCCTCACCGCCTGAATCGGGCACTGCACCCCTGCCCGCTCACCCGGCGGGCAGCGGGTCGCATGACCCAGGAACGGGAACAGAAATGACCGCCACGCCGATCCAGCTGATTGCCGCCGCGCTCTTTGCGGTGGCCATCCTCCACACCTTCTCGACCAAGCTCTTCGAACATCTGGCCCACACCCGCCCCGCCCATGCCGGCCTGTGGCACCTGCTGGGCGAGGTCGAGGTGGTCTTCGGCTTCTGGGCACTGATTCTGGCGGCGGTGCTGTTCATCGATGACGGCACGGCGGCCATCCATTACATCGATTCACGCAACTTCACCGAACCGATGTTCGTGTTCGCCATCATGGTGATCGCCGGCAGCCGACCGATCCTGCAGGGGGTCATGGGAGTCGTGCGCTGCCTCATCGGTCTGTTGCCGCTGCCGGGCAGCCTCGGCAGCTACATCGTCGTGGTCGGGCTGATTCCGCTGCTGGGCTCCTTCATCACCGAGCCGGCCGCCATGACACTGGCGGCACTGATTCTGGCCGATCAGCTCTTCAGTCGCGGCCTGTCGACACGGCTGAAATATGCAACGCTGGGGGTGCTGTTCGTCAACATCTCGATCGGCGGCACCCTCACGTCTTATGCCGCACCACCGGTGCTGATGGTGGCGGGCCACTGGGGCTGGGACAGCCGCTTCATGCTGGCGACCTTCGGCTGGAAGGCGGCGCTTGCCGTGGCCGTCAACACGCTGGGCAGCGCCCTGCTGTTCCGCCGGGAGCTGGCGAGAGTGCCGACAACCGAAAGCCGCCGGGGCACCGTGGCAGTGCCTTGGCCGCTGCTGCTGGCACACCTGGCCTTTCTCGCCGGTGTCGTGCTGTTCGCCCACCATCCGGCCATCTTCATGGGGCTGTTTCTGCTCTTTCTCGGCGTCGCCACCGCCTACCCGCAGCACCAGGATCGCCTGATCCTGCGCGAA of the Pseudomonadales bacterium genome contains:
- a CDS encoding SDR family NAD(P)-dependent oxidoreductase; translated protein: MGVLSGKVAVVTGAGNGIGKSMAKYFAKEGAKVVVNDLGGSRDGTGTSRVADQVVDEIKAEGGIAVANYDSVATMQGGLNIFQTAIDNFGQMDILVNNAGILRDKTIFKMTEEEWDLVIAVHLKGTFTTSQPFARYIRETNRENCRIVNFSSISGLMGNFGQCNYSAAKAGIAGFTRTLAQELAKYKCTVNAFSPVATTRMTADLVAAREGKKEDEIALDDPLSSGDAIAPIVCWLVSDKGAGITSQVIHGGRGAAGVITQNAMFRLYETDHVWTQPELDRIFPAIFEEKRAHDAALAAAAQPKKV
- a CDS encoding putative Na+/H+ antiporter is translated as MTATPIQLIAAALFAVAILHTFSTKLFEHLAHTRPAHAGLWHLLGEVEVVFGFWALILAAVLFIDDGTAAIHYIDSRNFTEPMFVFAIMVIAGSRPILQGVMGVVRCLIGLLPLPGSLGSYIVVVGLIPLLGSFITEPAAMTLAALILADQLFSRGLSTRLKYATLGVLFVNISIGGTLTSYAAPPVLMVAGHWGWDSRFMLATFGWKAALAVAVNTLGSALLFRRELARVPTTESRRGTVAVPWPLLLAHLAFLAGVVLFAHHPAIFMGLFLLFLGVATAYPQHQDRLILREGLLVAFFLAGLVVLGGQQQWWLQPLLLGMSSDSVFVGATALTAITDNAALTYLGSLVDGLSEEFKYALVAGAVTGGGLTVIANAPNPAGMAILRGHFEDGAVHPLGLLLAALLPTLVAAAAFKFL
- a CDS encoding MFS transporter; translated protein: MKPEPFYGWRLLAALSVIYFLSIGTLYYGLSITLPEFITTFGWSRAEASTGFSITTLSMGLAGPLVAYAMNRFGVRRAMCVGGLVAAVGALNMYFTDSRWQYYLVVAPLLGLGIALQSIIPGNYLVSVWFKQRRSLAIGIFMASGGIARAVVVPCFAFVIETTGNWRLIWLLMALSSLLCAVVSGWLVRERPEDLGQQVDGGVSAEQPSTGRRRLLPTPAAGRVYRTEEEWTLRPALLTTALWMVIFCSAISAAGNSLVNSQGLFHLQDVGIDRITAASVIGLVGILSTSGRLISGLLGDYIDPRRLLGVGLGLIGLGIVILNLNSSIWGAYLFGCCFGLGNGLALVTTPAILANLFGSRGYASLAATRGVFSTLLSASVPLLAAWSFDLHHNYALAFWSYAAINLLGIGLILAVRPPRLSRQSDQAGGEIEASTS
- a CDS encoding alpha/beta hydrolase, coding for MLTLHPDAPDWFRRVLAITPQSRFVEVEGCPIHYLLWGDEGDKPGLLFVHGNGAHAHWWDFIAPFFIDQFRVAAMDLSGMGDSGHRAAYDGDCYASELMSVIDDAGFGDGAIIVGHSMGGFITLRTGALHGDRLTGIVLADAPIRPPDYEWHSSAPIRRRKLYPDFESAVARFRLLPPQPCANDYILDYIARHSLVAVEGGWMWKFDEHFRSPFLYEKRRDDFKNLRCRCGVINADQSSVVTPEVGSYMFRMLDESVPFVTVPETHHHLFLDQPLAFVAALRTMLAEWRHSNPHRGR
- a CDS encoding NUDIX hydrolase; the encoded protein is MNYCSQCAAPLTRVIPDGDDRLRHVCTACRHVHYQNPRVVTGTLPVHGERVLLCKRAIAPRLGFWTLPAGFLENGESTDEGAVRETWEEALARVEINGLYTLFNLPQIAQVHLFFRARLLNLDFAAGVESSEVRLFSEAEIPWQQLAFPVVSSTLRHYFADRLQGSYPLRIEDLRWERDPTRQPTAAHEATAQSPKARSE
- a CDS encoding alpha/beta hydrolase, which encodes MANQEIETIKTMMFSGRDPNAPTPSVAEMRQRYEGLGGAFPVGADVTIRTTALNGVPAEEITAEGADTRQALLYFHGGGYALGGFVTHRTLVSDLSRASRRRAYLIDYRLAPENSFPAPVEDAVAAYRALLDLGYSSQQIVLGGDSAGGGLTLATMLALKQQGLPLPAGGLCISPWADLEMTGSSHQSKADEDPMVRKPDLLNWTQIYLKGADPKNPLASPIHGDFSGLPPLLIQVGTAETLLDDARMVADRAKKAGVTVQLQEWQDMIHVWHHFAAVVGDARKAIDEAGRFFQSLTA
- a CDS encoding enoyl-CoA hydratase/isomerase family protein — translated: MSSLTTRTLDGLLCCQIPATVPEPALLHQLTELIVQAAASPPEALLLFDQNLLFTLSPELACQPQWLEALDALLAALDQAAMPVIALPQRHLLDVGLELALACRHRIVTPAARIGMGALQQGLMPGHGGSQRLTRRIGAELALDLLLGGKPLNAEGAKACGLIDAIDATGGEASAVALVRQLLAAGSGSVAAAQPNPQELATIFERASAQVARSRRGQFAPQAILQAVRAAVEDSAQGFARERALYLQCRDHPQRAALAHLSRAERFVTHVPDVPADTSLMPMHRAAVIGSGTMGGGIAMNFANADIPVTLLDVNQEMLDRGLGVIRRNYEIAVQRGSLTQGELERRMGLIGGTTDYGAIAEVDIVIEAVFEDMALKQQVFAQLDQAVKPGALLATNTSGLDIDQIASATRRPANVIGLHFFSPANVMRLLEIVRGAATSASAIASSMALAQRMRKVGVLAGNCPGFIGNRMIHGYIFQANQVALEGASYAQVDRVIREFGLPMGPFTMMDLTGLDVGWRARKASGRPTKPTERVHDRLCELERFGQKRSAGFYLYQPGGRVPTYDPLVDQLLADAARECGIARREFSDEEVLDRCIFPLINEGAKILQEGMALRPGDIDVVYVNGYGFPAYRGGPMHHADQLGLDRVYRQICQFEATLGEFWQPAELLRELASAGKGFGSLDP